GTTGATATGTCAAAAAAAGGAGTGTTAATGGTTAAAGTAGAGTTTTTAGGGCCAATTGCAAAAGAAAATATTGAAATTAATGTAAAAAATTTAAAGGAACTTAAAGAAGTGTTAAGCAAAGATGATGAAATAAAAAAATGGTTGGAAAATTCGGCAGTAGCTGTTAATGATAAATTAACAACAACATTGGATGTAGAACTAAAAGATGGAGACAGGGTTGCGATACTTCCGCCTGTATGCGGAGGGTGATAGATTTAAAAATTAAAAACGGAGGAGAATATGTTAGAAGTATTTAAAGGCGGAGTACCGGTTATACCAACTCTTGAGAGGTGGTATGAGGAATTTAAACTTGAAGGATACGGAGCGATGATTCCGTTCATCGGTATTGTTAGACCGGATAACGGAATTGAAGGACTAAGTTTTGATTTGTATCTTCCAATGCTTAATGAATGGTTTAAGAAATGGCAAAATTTAGATGATTGTAAAATAACGATGGCGCATAGTTTCGGCGATGTAATGGTGGGAGAAACAAGCTTTTTATGTGCGATTTTTACAAAGCACAGAACGGAAGGTTTTAAATATTTGGAAGAGTTCGTGGAAGATTTTAAAGCAAATGCACCAATTTGGAAATACGATCTAATAAACGGAGAAAGAGTATTTGCCAAAGACAGAGCAAAAGAATTACCCGGAGCAGGGATTTTAAGTGAGGAATAAGGAGAAGTTATGGCACATATAAGTTTTGATGAATCTATAAAAATTTTAAATGAAAATCTTCCGAGCGTAAAAGCAAGTGAGAGAGTTTTTTTAGAAAATGCTCTAAACAGGGTGCTTGCAGAGGATATAAAAGCAAAATATGATAATCCGTATATGCCTACTGCTTCTATGGATGGATATGCCATAAAATACGAAGATATTGATAAAGAAATCAAAATAATAGGAAAAAATCCTGCCGGGAGTTTTAAATATAAAAAAATA
This genomic interval from Nautilia profundicola AmH contains the following:
- a CDS encoding MoaD/ThiS family protein; this translates as MVKVEFLGPIAKENIEINVKNLKELKEVLSKDDEIKKWLENSAVAVNDKLTTTLDVELKDGDRVAILPPVCGG
- a CDS encoding molybdopterin synthase catalytic subunit — its product is MLEVFKGGVPVIPTLERWYEEFKLEGYGAMIPFIGIVRPDNGIEGLSFDLYLPMLNEWFKKWQNLDDCKITMAHSFGDVMVGETSFLCAIFTKHRTEGFKYLEEFVEDFKANAPIWKYDLINGERVFAKDRAKELPGAGILSEE